In a single window of the Methanofollis ethanolicus genome:
- a CDS encoding ribbon-helix-helix domain-containing protein: MERITIRLPKQQVDMLQRLVDGGEFPTVSEAVRHAVRELVEKRGDRVMRESDQVSFKV; the protein is encoded by the coding sequence ATGGAGCGGATCACGATCAGACTCCCCAAACAGCAGGTCGATATGCTGCAAAGGCTTGTTGACGGCGGCGAATTTCCCACCGTGTCAGAGGCGGTACGACACGCGGTACGGGAACTCGTCGAAAAGCGTGGAGACCGGGTAATGAGGGAGAGCGACCAGGTGTCATTCAAGGTTTAG
- the dapB gene encoding 4-hydroxy-tetrahydrodipicolinate reductase: MIRVVISGALGRMGTILGRLVSEAPDLELVGGIDVHAGTFYGAPVVEAKNIDSFLKATKPDVLIDFTVANAAVGNIKAAAANGVALIVGTTGFTPEQQEEIRVAVEGHVPAVISSNFSVGVNIFWRLIREAARLLNEGYDVEVTEAHHRYKKDAPSGTAKTILGILDEELGSRPHQYGREGMTERKDEIGVHVIRGGDIVGDHAVLFAGNYEVIELSHRAYDRAVFASGAVRAASWVKGKAPGIYSMTDVLGLP; the protein is encoded by the coding sequence ATGATTAGAGTTGTCATATCCGGAGCCCTCGGGCGGATGGGCACGATCCTCGGCCGTCTCGTCTCCGAGGCGCCTGACCTCGAACTGGTCGGCGGCATCGATGTCCATGCCGGGACCTTCTATGGTGCGCCTGTTGTCGAAGCGAAAAATATCGACTCATTTCTGAAGGCGACGAAGCCCGACGTCCTTATTGATTTCACCGTGGCAAACGCCGCCGTTGGGAACATCAAGGCGGCCGCCGCCAACGGCGTTGCGCTCATCGTCGGCACGACCGGATTCACACCTGAACAGCAGGAGGAGATCCGGGTGGCGGTCGAGGGGCATGTGCCCGCCGTCATATCGAGCAACTTCTCCGTCGGCGTGAACATCTTCTGGCGCCTGATCAGGGAGGCCGCCCGTCTCCTCAACGAAGGATATGATGTCGAGGTGACAGAGGCCCACCACCGCTACAAGAAGGACGCCCCGAGCGGGACCGCGAAGACGATCCTCGGAATCCTCGACGAGGAACTCGGCAGCCGCCCCCATCAGTATGGCCGCGAGGGCATGACCGAACGGAAAGACGAGATCGGCGTCCACGTCATCCGGGGCGGCGACATCGTCGGCGACCATGCAGTTCTCTTTGCCGGGAACTATGAGGTGATCGAACTCTCGCACCGCGCCTACGACCGTGCGGTCTTTGCGAGCGGCGCTGTCAGGGCGGCTTCATGGGTGAAGGGAAAGGCCCCTGGTATCTATTCGATGACAGACGTTCTCGGGCTGCCTTGA
- the asd gene encoding aspartate-semialdehyde dehydrogenase — translation MINVGVLGATGAVGQRFVQLLSDHPWFNLQTLTASERSAGKRYGDAVNWRLDVPFPDSAADVIVSPTTVEAVRDCDIVFSALPADIAKGIEEGVAAAGVGVCSNASSHRMDSDVPLVIAEVNPDHLGMIDLQHDHGRDGFIVTNPNCSTIMLTLALEPLRQFNFSKVFVATMQAISGAGFEGVAGMAIYDNVIPYIKGEEEKMASEPRKIMGTFNGSEVEPATFSVSACCNRVPVIDGHTLSVWVDIDRPLDEVRKAYREYRAPFSGLPTQPARSVEYLDQPDRPQVRLDRNRGNGMTVSVGRLREGLRFAALGHNTIRGAAGASVLNAELIYKEKYL, via the coding sequence ATGATAAATGTTGGAGTTCTCGGTGCTACCGGAGCCGTCGGCCAGAGGTTTGTACAGTTGCTCTCTGATCATCCCTGGTTCAACCTCCAGACCCTGACGGCTTCAGAGCGCAGTGCCGGAAAGCGGTACGGCGACGCTGTCAACTGGCGGCTGGATGTGCCTTTCCCTGATTCGGCTGCCGATGTTATCGTCAGTCCGACCACCGTCGAGGCGGTCCGAGACTGCGATATCGTTTTTTCAGCCCTGCCGGCAGATATCGCGAAGGGTATCGAAGAGGGGGTTGCGGCGGCCGGTGTCGGCGTCTGTTCCAACGCCAGTTCGCACCGGATGGACTCCGATGTCCCGCTGGTCATCGCCGAAGTGAACCCCGACCATCTGGGCATGATCGATCTCCAGCACGATCATGGGCGGGACGGTTTTATCGTGACCAACCCGAACTGCTCGACGATCATGCTCACCCTCGCCCTTGAGCCCCTGCGGCAGTTCAACTTTTCAAAGGTCTTCGTGGCGACGATGCAGGCGATCTCGGGCGCCGGTTTCGAGGGCGTGGCCGGCATGGCGATCTACGATAACGTCATCCCCTATATCAAGGGGGAGGAGGAGAAGATGGCCAGCGAACCGAGGAAGATCATGGGCACCTTCAATGGTTCCGAAGTGGAGCCGGCCACCTTCTCGGTGAGTGCCTGCTGCAACCGTGTGCCTGTCATCGACGGCCACACCCTCTCGGTCTGGGTGGATATCGACCGTCCGCTTGACGAGGTCCGGAAGGCATACCGGGAATACCGGGCACCTTTCTCCGGTCTCCCGACTCAGCCGGCACGGTCGGTCGAGTACCTCGATCAGCCCGACCGCCCGCAGGTGAGACTTGACCGCAACCGCGGTAATGGCATGACTGTTTCGGTGGGAAGGCTCCGGGAAGGCCTCCGTTTTGCAGCTCTGGGCCACAACACTATCCGTGGGGCTGCCGGGGCATCGGTACTAAACGCTGAGTTAATCTATAAGGAGAAGTATCTCTGA
- a CDS encoding pyridoxal phosphate-dependent aminotransferase yields MIFVNMSGTYPRRTEHGGRLWWHRRHSRENILDFSASINPFPPQVPFSIPEEAIASYPDDRYETLKEAIGQVFHRDPAEITVGNGSVEVIRAFCVAAIRPGESGAIRPPTFGEYEMAVRLCGGRVTGDAAGAAVRFLCNPNNPDGALTAREAVLAILDTLEPNQRLFVDEAFIELADPTASVSDVRDPALFISRSITKSFAVPGIRFGFGFGDPDLVAEIEARRLPWTVNAYAESFALAALDRYADLDESRRLIRAERAWLAGRLRDLGLSPLPSTANYILVPLPCPADGLTERLLLSYGILVRDCTSFGLPGMIRVAVRRRDENTRLVEALAACLP; encoded by the coding sequence GTGATATTTGTCAATATGTCAGGGACGTACCCCCGCCGGACCGAACACGGCGGCAGACTCTGGTGGCACAGGCGGCATTCGAGAGAAAATATTCTTGATTTTAGTGCAAGCATCAACCCTTTCCCTCCGCAGGTCCCCTTCTCCATCCCGGAAGAGGCGATTGCGTCCTACCCCGATGACAGATATGAAACCCTGAAAGAGGCGATCGGGCAGGTGTTTCACCGTGACCCCGCGGAGATCACGGTGGGGAACGGGTCTGTCGAGGTGATCCGCGCGTTCTGTGTCGCCGCGATCAGGCCCGGCGAGAGCGGCGCGATCAGGCCTCCGACCTTCGGGGAATATGAGATGGCAGTCAGACTCTGTGGGGGCAGAGTGACCGGCGATGCGGCCGGCGCGGCTGTCAGGTTCCTCTGCAACCCGAACAACCCTGACGGTGCGCTCACCGCGCGGGAAGCGGTGCTTGCGATCCTCGACACCCTCGAGCCCAACCAGAGGCTCTTTGTCGACGAGGCCTTCATCGAACTTGCCGATCCGACCGCGAGCGTCTCTGATGTCAGAGATCCCGCGCTCTTCATCTCGCGCTCGATCACCAAGTCCTTTGCCGTCCCCGGCATCAGGTTCGGTTTCGGCTTCGGCGACCCGGACCTTGTCGCGGAGATCGAGGCGCGCCGCCTCCCCTGGACGGTGAATGCCTATGCCGAGAGTTTTGCCCTGGCCGCGCTGGACAGGTATGCTGATCTTGACGAATCCCGGAGGCTCATCCGGGCCGAGAGGGCCTGGCTTGCAGGACGACTCCGCGACCTCGGTCTCTCCCCCCTGCCGTCCACGGCAAACTATATCCTGGTCCCTCTTCCCTGTCCTGCCGACGGGCTTACCGAACGCCTCCTCCTCTCTTATGGTATCCTTGTCCGTGACTGCACCTCTTTCGGCCTGCCCGGGATGATCAGGGTTGCGGTGCGGAGGCGTGACGAGAACACGCGCCTTGTGGAGGCACTCGCGGCATGCTTGCCCTGA
- the albA gene encoding DNA-binding protein Alba: MLKDNTVFVGNKPVMNYVLAVVTQFNNGADEVAIKARGKAISRAVDTAEIAINRFLEGVNKKEILTSTEMIDTDTGKTNVSSIEIILSQNPK; the protein is encoded by the coding sequence ATGTTAAAGGACAACACAGTATTCGTCGGAAACAAACCGGTCATGAACTATGTACTCGCAGTTGTGACCCAGTTCAACAATGGCGCGGATGAAGTGGCAATCAAGGCGCGGGGGAAGGCGATCTCCCGGGCTGTCGACACCGCCGAGATCGCGATCAACCGGTTCCTGGAAGGCGTAAACAAAAAGGAGATCCTCACCTCGACGGAGATGATCGATACGGACACAGGCAAGACGAATGTGTCCAGTATCGAGATTATTCTCTCGCAAAATCCAAAATGA
- a CDS encoding HDIG domain-containing metalloprotein — translation MDRDEALTLLNRHVASDSLRMHCIATAAVLRGLAETFGEDADLWEVIGILHDIDYEAVGGDMNRHGIEGAALLRQEGLPEVVCLAVERHNHILFLYGPYTERLDLALQSADSISGFLIACARVKGGSITDVTPKTVKKKLKEKAFAAGCERERIAAVNGLVEPEEFYRIAIASLVARKDELGLR, via the coding sequence ATGGACAGGGACGAAGCACTGACCCTCCTCAATCGGCATGTGGCATCTGACTCGCTTCGCATGCACTGCATCGCCACGGCGGCAGTCCTCCGCGGCCTTGCCGAAACCTTCGGGGAGGACGCGGACCTCTGGGAGGTGATCGGTATCCTCCATGACATCGACTACGAGGCCGTCGGCGGCGACATGAACAGGCACGGTATCGAGGGTGCCGCTCTCCTCAGGCAGGAGGGCCTACCCGAGGTGGTCTGTCTGGCAGTCGAACGGCACAACCATATCCTCTTCCTCTACGGCCCGTACACAGAAAGGCTCGACCTCGCTCTCCAGTCCGCAGACAGCATCAGTGGCTTTCTCATTGCCTGCGCCCGCGTCAAAGGGGGGTCGATCACCGACGTCACCCCGAAGACCGTGAAGAAAAAACTGAAGGAGAAGGCCTTTGCCGCCGGGTGCGAAAGGGAGAGGATCGCCGCGGTGAACGGTCTCGTCGAGCCTGAGGAGTTCTATCGCATCGCCATCGCCTCTCTCGTCGCACGGAAGGACGAACTCGGCCTGCGTTAG
- a CDS encoding coiled-coil protein has protein sequence MLDELIEKRKKSLSESEQHKNRRNELNALASTHARERNQLNTQTREFVEEAQKNKELRDQSNNEVHRLKDERNKLNAKANEYFEEIESFKKDHSAFQKNASIKEIQRQIEAMEFRQQTEVFSTDKERELIDKIKHMKATIKEQEDELEQNKDLKTKLQSARDLRKEASDIHDRVTEVAELAQKHHDMMVEFYRKADQSREAADTEHKAFVEAQEAADEEHKAFITCQKELRDYDKVISGLRNKKKKTKVTKEQREVRQEAERIFQLFKGGEKLTTEDILLLQRSKLL, from the coding sequence ATGTTGGATGAACTGATCGAAAAGAGAAAAAAATCACTTTCCGAGTCTGAACAGCATAAAAATCGGCGCAACGAGCTTAACGCCCTTGCGAGCACCCATGCCCGTGAGCGGAACCAGCTCAACACCCAGACCCGGGAGTTTGTCGAGGAGGCCCAGAAAAATAAGGAACTCCGGGACCAGTCCAATAATGAGGTCCACCGGCTGAAGGACGAGCGGAACAAACTCAACGCCAAGGCCAACGAGTACTTCGAAGAGATCGAGTCCTTCAAGAAGGATCACTCCGCCTTCCAGAAGAATGCAAGCATCAAAGAAATCCAGCGCCAGATCGAGGCGATGGAGTTCCGCCAGCAGACCGAGGTCTTCTCCACCGACAAAGAGAGAGAGCTGATCGACAAGATCAAGCACATGAAGGCCACCATCAAGGAGCAGGAGGACGAACTTGAGCAGAACAAGGACCTCAAGACCAAACTCCAGAGCGCCCGTGACCTTCGTAAGGAAGCCTCAGACATCCATGACAGGGTGACCGAAGTTGCAGAACTCGCGCAGAAACACCACGACATGATGGTCGAGTTCTACCGGAAGGCCGACCAGTCCCGTGAGGCCGCCGACACCGAGCACAAGGCCTTTGTCGAGGCGCAGGAGGCCGCTGACGAGGAACACAAGGCATTCATCACCTGCCAGAAGGAACTCCGTGACTATGACAAAGTCATCTCCGGTCTCCGCAACAAGAAGAAGAAGACAAAGGTCACCAAGGAGCAGCGTGAGGTCAGGCAGGAGGCCGAGCGCATCTTCCAGCTCTTCAAGGGCGGGGAGAAACTCACGACCGAGGACATCCTCCTTCTGCAGCGGTCCAAACTCCTTTAA
- a CDS encoding 30S ribosomal protein S17e, whose product MGIKPTYIKSLGNEIRNKNPGRFTGDFAENKQIVAEVSVIESKRVRNRVSGYITRKQNTKRVSA is encoded by the coding sequence ATGGGAATAAAGCCGACGTATATTAAGAGCCTTGGTAACGAGATCCGGAACAAAAACCCCGGTCGCTTTACCGGCGACTTCGCGGAAAACAAGCAGATCGTTGCCGAAGTTTCGGTCATCGAATCGAAGCGCGTGCGGAACAGGGTCAGCGGTTACATCACGAGAAAGCAAAATACTAAAAGAGTATCTGCGTAA
- a CDS encoding thiamine-phosphate synthase family protein: MSQEERDQVIRALSAAVDLLCEGMDPCLVPEVGTNIAYALEKARGPEDVVAVRGRIVRLGKAVHPVGEVAFGASDHVARIVLTAMRYDSRVRAAANIRFAEPILHELEEMMLDIRYFDRDQEPPGIRTMDWGVASCCKTGVPDVIYDRGTSGKEPMVRILGEGPDEVAHNILKLSRRIKNTNLRDRCEWE; this comes from the coding sequence ATGAGCCAGGAAGAACGGGACCAGGTGATCAGGGCTCTCTCTGCGGCCGTCGACCTGCTGTGCGAGGGGATGGACCCCTGCCTCGTCCCAGAAGTCGGCACGAATATTGCGTATGCCCTGGAGAAGGCGCGCGGGCCAGAGGACGTCGTAGCAGTGAGGGGCCGGATCGTCCGCCTCGGCAAGGCAGTCCACCCTGTCGGGGAGGTCGCCTTCGGCGCAAGCGACCATGTAGCGCGGATCGTCCTGACCGCGATGCGCTACGACTCGCGGGTGCGTGCTGCCGCGAACATCAGGTTTGCCGAGCCCATCCTCCATGAACTTGAGGAGATGATGCTCGATATCAGGTACTTCGACCGCGACCAGGAGCCGCCCGGCATCAGGACGATGGACTGGGGCGTCGCCTCGTGCTGCAAGACCGGCGTTCCAGACGTGATTTATGACCGCGGCACCTCAGGCAAGGAACCGATGGTCCGGATCCTCGGCGAGGGTCCGGACGAGGTCGCACATAATATTCTTAAACTGTCAAGACGCATTAAAAATACAAATCTCAGGGATAGGTGCGAATGGGAATAA
- the ftsZ gene encoding cell division protein FtsZ translates to MQTIINEAMKNAEREKTLNSQDGIIGDEDDFLGQPRIVIVGCGGAGNNTINRLYHMQVCGAETIAINTDKQHLDMIQADKRILIGKSLTKGLGAGGFPDVGKRAAEMARPTLEKLLETADLCFITAGMGGGTGTGVAPVVAQIAKEQGAIVVGMVSYPFQVEKARLLRAEDGLQQLASYADSVIVLDNNRLINYVPNLPLGQAFSVMDQLIAETVKGISETITQPSLINIDYADVRAIMSKGGVACMLVGESKQQNKAESVVHECLSHPLLDIDYRGATGSLIHITGGSDLTLQDAEEIASSLTYELDPHADVIWGARVNNDYEGKVRVMAIMTGVKSAQILGGRQSNFVPASKPAPMPSGRSAAPQRSFARDQTSGHLIDFL, encoded by the coding sequence ATGCAAACAATCATCAACGAGGCAATGAAAAACGCTGAACGCGAGAAAACGCTGAATAGTCAGGACGGTATCATCGGTGACGAGGACGATTTCCTCGGCCAGCCGCGCATCGTCATCGTCGGTTGCGGAGGCGCCGGCAACAACACCATCAATCGACTCTACCACATGCAGGTCTGTGGAGCCGAGACGATTGCGATCAACACCGACAAGCAGCACCTCGACATGATCCAGGCCGACAAGCGCATCCTCATCGGCAAATCGCTCACCAAGGGCCTTGGCGCAGGCGGATTCCCCGACGTCGGCAAGAGGGCCGCGGAGATGGCGCGCCCCACCCTGGAAAAACTCCTTGAGACCGCCGACCTCTGTTTCATCACGGCAGGCATGGGTGGCGGTACCGGCACAGGCGTTGCCCCCGTCGTTGCGCAGATTGCCAAGGAGCAGGGCGCCATCGTCGTCGGCATGGTCAGTTACCCCTTCCAGGTCGAGAAGGCACGCCTGCTCCGCGCGGAGGACGGCCTCCAGCAACTCGCCAGTTACGCCGACTCGGTGATTGTCCTCGACAACAACCGGCTCATCAACTATGTCCCCAACCTGCCCCTCGGCCAGGCCTTCTCGGTGATGGACCAGCTCATCGCCGAGACGGTGAAGGGCATCTCCGAGACGATCACCCAGCCTTCCCTCATCAACATCGACTACGCAGACGTGCGGGCGATCATGAGCAAGGGCGGCGTCGCCTGCATGCTCGTCGGCGAGAGCAAACAGCAGAACAAGGCCGAGAGCGTCGTCCACGAGTGCCTCTCCCACCCCCTGCTGGACATCGACTACCGCGGCGCCACGGGCAGCCTCATCCACATCACCGGCGGCAGCGACCTCACCCTCCAGGACGCCGAAGAGATCGCAAGTTCCCTCACCTACGAACTCGACCCCCACGCTGACGTCATCTGGGGCGCACGCGTGAACAACGACTACGAAGGCAAGGTCAGGGTCATGGCAATCATGACCGGCGTCAAGAGCGCCCAGATCCTCGGCGGCAGGCAGAGTAACTTCGTCCCCGCGAGCAAGCCCGCACCCATGCCGAGCGGCAGGTCGGCAGCCCCCCAGCGGAGTTTCGCACGGGACCAGACGAGCGGTCACCTCATCGATTTCCTCTGA
- a CDS encoding 4Fe-4S binding protein: protein MVAVVDPDLCVGCETCVDECPSEAISMEDGIAVVNKDACTDCGTCVDVCPAGAIHME from the coding sequence ATGGTTGCAGTTGTTGACCCTGATCTCTGCGTTGGTTGTGAGACCTGTGTGGATGAATGCCCGTCAGAGGCGATCTCGATGGAAGACGGTATCGCCGTCGTGAACAAGGACGCCTGCACCGATTGCGGCACATGTGTTGACGTCTGCCCTGCGGGCGCCATCCACATGGAATAA
- the dapA gene encoding 4-hydroxy-tetrahydrodipicolinate synthase — MFEGVFPAVITPFRRTPDHRLDLEGLRSNIEFLIARGVHGIVPCGSTGESATLTFEEHEQVIGATVDAVNGRVPVLAGTGSNNTAEAIRFTKAARDIGADGALVISPYYNKPNRSGLVKHFSALAELDIPVVLYNVPGRTGQNILPDLVVELADNPNIVGIKEASGNLEQVSRIIEDTQDKDFEVLSGDDALTLPILTLGGSGVISVAANIEPALMVGLYEAVKKGDLEEARRIHYRLSPLFRAMFIDTNPIPVKKAAELRGMAAGPVRLPLDELDPAKTEKLAEVLGHYD; from the coding sequence ATGTTTGAGGGAGTGTTTCCAGCAGTCATTACCCCTTTTAGGCGGACCCCGGATCACCGCCTTGATCTTGAGGGGCTCCGTTCGAATATTGAGTTTTTGATCGCCCGGGGTGTCCATGGAATTGTTCCCTGCGGATCGACGGGCGAATCTGCGACACTCACGTTTGAAGAGCACGAGCAGGTGATCGGTGCGACGGTCGATGCGGTGAACGGCCGGGTGCCGGTGCTTGCAGGGACCGGGTCGAACAACACCGCCGAGGCCATCAGGTTTACGAAGGCGGCGCGGGACATCGGTGCCGACGGCGCACTGGTCATCAGCCCGTACTACAACAAGCCGAATCGTTCCGGTCTTGTGAAACATTTTTCCGCCCTTGCCGAACTCGATATTCCGGTCGTCCTCTACAATGTTCCCGGCAGGACCGGACAGAACATCCTGCCCGACCTTGTCGTCGAACTCGCCGACAATCCGAACATCGTCGGGATCAAGGAGGCGAGCGGGAACCTGGAACAGGTCTCGCGGATCATCGAGGATACGCAGGACAAGGACTTCGAGGTGCTCTCCGGTGACGACGCCCTGACTCTGCCCATCCTCACCCTTGGCGGGAGCGGCGTGATCTCTGTGGCCGCGAACATCGAACCGGCACTGATGGTCGGCCTGTACGAGGCCGTGAAAAAGGGTGATCTGGAAGAAGCGCGGCGTATCCATTACCGCCTCTCTCCGCTCTTCAGGGCGATGTTCATCGATACGAACCCGATCCCGGTGAAAAAAGCCGCCGAACTCCGCGGCATGGCCGCCGGGCCGGTCAGACTCCCTCTCGACGAACTCGACCCAGCAAAGACGGAAAAACTTGCGGAGGTGCTCGGGCACTATGATTAG
- a CDS encoding NTP transferase domain-containing protein, translating into MLALILAGGQGSRLNMGEKPLVTICGRPMVAYVIDAFAAAGCEVMVVSSSQTPYTRNWCRAQGIDLYAAGARGYVADIVEAVTALGEEGPVFTSVSDIPCIRREIVERIQEAYLSAGTDALSAWVPAARCRGSSLRTAYLETVDGVPACPAGVNILLGARIEEEQEESRLLLDEPALGFNVNTQDDLARAVRFICAGKKRHSA; encoded by the coding sequence ATGCTTGCCCTGATCCTTGCCGGGGGTCAGGGCTCCCGCCTTAATATGGGAGAAAAACCTCTCGTGACCATCTGCGGGCGGCCGATGGTCGCCTATGTTATCGACGCCTTCGCCGCCGCGGGGTGCGAGGTTATGGTCGTCTCCTCATCCCAGACCCCCTACACCCGAAACTGGTGCCGGGCGCAGGGGATCGATCTCTATGCCGCCGGGGCGCGCGGATATGTCGCAGATATCGTCGAAGCGGTGACCGCACTCGGCGAAGAGGGGCCGGTCTTCACCTCGGTCTCCGACATCCCCTGTATCAGGAGAGAGATCGTGGAGAGGATACAGGAGGCGTACCTCTCTGCGGGCACCGACGCCCTCTCCGCCTGGGTGCCGGCGGCCCGCTGCCGCGGTTCGTCTCTTCGCACCGCTTACCTGGAGACGGTCGACGGCGTCCCTGCCTGTCCTGCCGGGGTGAACATCCTCCTCGGCGCGCGGATCGAGGAAGAACAGGAAGAATCCCGCCTCCTCCTCGATGAACCCGCGCTCGGCTTCAATGTCAATACACAGGACGACCTTGCCCGTGCGGTGCGTTTTATCTGCGCCGGAAAAAAGCGGCATTCTGCCTGA
- a CDS encoding DNA primase large subunit PriL, whose product MVDVQDLARYPFLEEAQDYVRNESGTLDLILRSELGKSLLEHASRRVRDTLAQKNPEECGVYGRDAKEDIFTYVLARMLVSCINDRMLIERLSQFEARRAYSWFVREDRERMVRIAERVGIDLERPTLPVVAYVGLIGPLNDERWRLVNRRVENGHVSLLPEEMQELVEERIRAIIRERLPLIVPEEVCRILRPYTDEIAAALQQRALDEFGEVDESSFPPCIATLIKAVTAGTNLPHVGRFALTAFLHNIGLSTTQIVEVFQRAPDFDLSMTMYQVEHISGRAGTEYTAPSCATMRTHGLCVRRDEACEKVSHPLSYYKWKKKQNLYTVRKSSR is encoded by the coding sequence GTCGATGTCCAGGACCTGGCCAGATATCCCTTTTTAGAGGAGGCACAGGACTACGTCAGGAACGAGTCCGGCACCCTCGATCTGATCCTCAGGTCTGAACTGGGCAAGTCCCTCCTTGAACACGCCTCCCGGCGGGTCAGGGACACGCTTGCCCAGAAAAATCCCGAAGAGTGCGGGGTCTATGGCAGGGACGCAAAGGAAGACATCTTCACCTATGTCCTCGCACGGATGCTCGTCTCCTGCATCAACGACAGGATGCTCATCGAAAGGCTCTCGCAGTTCGAGGCGCGGCGCGCATACTCCTGGTTCGTGCGGGAGGACAGGGAGCGGATGGTCCGTATCGCCGAAAGGGTCGGGATCGACCTTGAGCGGCCCACCCTGCCGGTGGTTGCCTATGTCGGGCTGATCGGCCCGCTCAATGACGAGCGCTGGCGTCTCGTCAACCGGCGAGTCGAAAACGGCCATGTCTCTCTCCTGCCCGAGGAGATGCAGGAACTGGTCGAGGAGCGGATCCGTGCGATCATCAGGGAGAGGCTTCCGCTCATCGTCCCCGAGGAAGTCTGCAGAATTTTACGGCCCTATACCGATGAGATCGCCGCGGCTCTCCAGCAGCGCGCCCTCGATGAGTTCGGTGAGGTGGACGAGTCCTCTTTCCCGCCCTGCATTGCGACCCTCATCAAGGCGGTCACCGCCGGTACCAACCTCCCCCATGTCGGCAGGTTCGCCCTCACCGCCTTCCTCCACAACATCGGGCTGTCGACGACCCAGATCGTCGAAGTCTTCCAGAGGGCACCCGACTTCGACCTCTCGATGACGATGTACCAGGTAGAGCATATCTCCGGCCGGGCCGGGACCGAATACACCGCCCCGTCGTGTGCGACGATGCGGACGCACGGCCTCTGCGTTCGCCGCGACGAGGCCTGCGAGAAGGTGAGCCACCCCCTCTCGTACTACAAATGGAAAAAGAAGCAGAATCTGTATACGGTCAGGAAATCTTCTCGTTGA
- a CDS encoding DUF373 family protein: MAEGTTLILCIDRDDDLGYKAGLASPVVGREACLNAASALALADPEDSDVNAIFQAVKTYDELKERGEEVEVAILTGNHMHMLEGDRKIAADLDDVIARTDAEACVLISDGAEDEYILPIVQSRLSVTSIRRVIVTQMPNLEGTYYIIKKLLDDPKISRMVLIPLGLAMLIYATAYLIGYPEGATIVVVGALGIYLLLKGLGFDEFFSYSVNSLQVALRRGKITFVSYITAILFFIVGVIIGLYSLLVYYTEEGILLYLLTFFYGGIGWFTAAGIIASVGRIIDVYMNEIEDLGRVIVLPFFISAIGIIVYGTSIYMLSLSHIEKFPYPEFNGLNVAMYAMVGGLFLAFVGVYIQSLINRWIEKKGENTAITP, translated from the coding sequence ATGGCTGAGGGCACTACACTAATCCTGTGCATCGACCGGGACGACGACCTCGGGTACAAGGCAGGTCTTGCAAGTCCGGTAGTCGGACGGGAGGCGTGCCTGAACGCGGCCAGCGCACTTGCACTCGCCGACCCCGAAGATTCAGACGTCAACGCCATTTTTCAGGCGGTAAAAACCTATGACGAACTGAAAGAGAGGGGCGAAGAGGTCGAAGTTGCGATCCTCACCGGTAACCACATGCATATGCTCGAAGGGGACCGGAAGATCGCCGCAGACCTCGACGACGTGATCGCGCGGACCGATGCAGAGGCCTGTGTCCTCATCTCCGATGGGGCTGAAGACGAATATATCCTCCCTATCGTCCAGTCCAGGCTCTCCGTGACGAGCATCAGGAGGGTGATCGTCACCCAGATGCCGAACCTCGAAGGGACTTACTATATCATCAAAAAACTCCTCGACGACCCGAAGATCTCGCGGATGGTCCTGATCCCTCTCGGCCTTGCGATGCTCATCTACGCCACCGCCTACCTCATCGGCTACCCCGAGGGGGCGACGATCGTCGTCGTGGGCGCACTCGGTATTTATCTCCTCCTCAAAGGGCTCGGTTTCGACGAGTTCTTCAGTTACTCGGTCAATTCCCTGCAGGTCGCCCTGAGAAGGGGCAAGATCACCTTCGTCTCTTATATCACGGCGATCCTCTTTTTCATCGTCGGGGTGATCATCGGACTGTACAGTCTGCTCGTCTATTACACGGAGGAGGGGATACTGCTCTACCTGCTGACCTTCTTCTACGGCGGGATCGGGTGGTTCACGGCGGCAGGGATCATCGCCTCGGTCGGAAGGATCATCGACGTCTACATGAATGAAATCGAAGACCTGGGGAGGGTGATCGTCCTCCCCTTTTTCATCAGCGCCATCGGCATCATCGTCTACGGCACGAGCATCTACATGCTCTCCCTCTCGCACATTGAAAAATTCCCGTACCCAGAGTTCAACGGGCTCAATGTTGCGATGTACGCCATGGTCGGCGGTCTGTTCCTCGCCTTTGTCGGCGTCTACATCCAGTCCCTCATCAACCGCTGGATCGAGAAAAAAGGAGAGAATACTGCGATTACACCCTGA